A genomic stretch from Phycisphaerae bacterium includes:
- a CDS encoding ABC transporter permease — translation MLQLWLYRDLLYQLVRREVVVRYRHSLLGVSWALLQPLGMMLLFTFIFTRAVSLNAIASLDVPYPLFVYIGVLPWTFFATGLNGSIQSLTSQRDLVTKVYFPQQILPLTSIASAFFDFLVASVVLVGLVVYFDATSDWSFAFRSVLLMLPLVVVIQVVLMVGLGLWLALGNLWYRDVKYLFAVGIQMWMFLTNVLYPLPTDGSAALRWLTTVNPMVPIISAYRDIVIHGRLPEAVPFLTALGVSVVLAASGWAVYRALEGRFAERV, via the coding sequence ATGCTTCAACTGTGGCTCTATCGCGATCTCTTGTACCAACTCGTGCGGCGCGAGGTGGTGGTGCGCTATCGCCACTCGCTGCTGGGCGTATCCTGGGCACTGCTCCAGCCACTGGGCATGATGTTGTTGTTCACGTTCATCTTCACGCGCGCGGTTTCGCTCAACGCGATCGCCTCCCTGGACGTGCCCTACCCGCTGTTCGTCTACATCGGGGTGTTGCCCTGGACCTTTTTTGCGACGGGCCTGAACGGCTCAATTCAGAGCTTGACGTCGCAACGGGACTTGGTGACCAAGGTTTATTTCCCGCAGCAGATTCTTCCGCTGACATCGATTGCCAGCGCTTTCTTTGACTTTCTCGTCGCCTCCGTCGTGCTGGTGGGTTTGGTGGTTTACTTCGACGCGACCAGCGACTGGTCATTCGCGTTTCGTTCGGTACTTCTGATGTTGCCGCTCGTGGTGGTTATCCAGGTGGTTCTGATGGTGGGCCTGGGTCTTTGGCTGGCCCTGGGCAATCTGTGGTATCGCGACGTCAAGTACCTGTTCGCGGTCGGCATCCAGATGTGGATGTTTCTGACCAATGTGTTGTACCCGCTGCCGACTGACGGTTCGGCGGCACTCAGATGGCTAACGACGGTTAACCCGATGGTTCCGATCATCTCCGCCTATCGTGACATCGTGATCCATGGACGATTGCCGGAGGCCGTGCCCTTCCTAACCGCCCTCGGCGTTTCTGTTGTGCTCGCAGCAAGCGGATGGGCGGTGTACCGGGCGCTGGAAGGCCGTTTTGCCGAGCGTGTGTGA
- a CDS encoding FemAB family PEP-CTERM system-associated protein gives MSISITELDEGTTGLWDAYVAGHPESTIFHTLIWRDAVTEAFGHRSHYLMAFRDGRPAGVFPLMRVDSRLAGTLMVSVPYAVYGGSLADDDETHRALLEAATALAIQAGAQWLDIRSIRARWPELPISDRYVTFRKSLPADPNRVLAEMPRKARAAARQARERFNLVSRFDESRLDEVWLLYSQSMRRLASPNYPLRFFRALMDATRSRLQAGERVEHLVQIVEHQGRAIAGLVSFVYRDTLSPYFAGCDERFEKYHPNHFMYMCAMEKGVERGCREFDFGRSRVDNKGSCDFKRFQGFEPTPLQYQYFVPAGGRAPDLTPNNPRLQLSRRVWPKLPLAVTRPLGAWLSKSIPG, from the coding sequence TTGTCCATCAGCATCACCGAGTTGGATGAGGGCACAACCGGTTTGTGGGACGCCTACGTCGCCGGTCATCCGGAGAGTACCATCTTTCACACGTTGATCTGGCGGGATGCCGTGACCGAGGCCTTCGGGCACCGCAGTCATTATCTGATGGCCTTTCGCGACGGGCGCCCGGCGGGCGTGTTTCCGCTGATGAGGGTGGACAGCCGGCTGGCGGGCACGCTGATGGTGAGCGTGCCTTATGCGGTCTACGGCGGTTCGTTGGCCGACGACGATGAGACACATCGCGCTCTCCTGGAGGCGGCGACGGCGTTGGCGATCCAGGCCGGGGCGCAGTGGCTGGATATCCGCTCCATTCGCGCGCGATGGCCGGAACTGCCGATCTCGGATCGATATGTGACCTTTCGCAAGTCTCTGCCGGCAGACCCGAACCGGGTTCTGGCGGAGATGCCGCGCAAGGCCCGAGCCGCCGCCCGGCAGGCCCGCGAGCGGTTCAATCTGGTTTCGCGATTCGACGAGTCGCGTCTTGACGAGGTTTGGCTGCTCTACAGCCAGTCGATGCGCCGCCTGGCGTCGCCGAATTATCCATTGAGGTTTTTCCGTGCATTGATGGACGCGACGCGCAGCCGGTTGCAGGCCGGGGAGCGGGTCGAGCATCTGGTTCAGATCGTGGAGCATCAAGGCAGGGCCATTGCCGGACTGGTCAGCTTCGTCTATCGCGACACGTTGTCGCCCTATTTTGCCGGTTGTGACGAACGATTCGAGAAGTATCACCCCAATCATTTCATGTACATGTGTGCCATGGAAAAGGGTGTGGAACGGGGTTGCCGGGAGTTCGACTTCGGGCGGTCGCGGGTCGATAACAAAGGTTCCTGCGATTTCAAGCGTTTCCAGGGCTTCGAGCCGACGCCGCTGCAATACCAATACTTTGTGCCGGCGGGCGGCCGGGCGCCTGATCTGACGCCGAACAACCCGAGATTGCAGTTAAGTCGGCGGGTGTGGCCCAAGCTGCCGCTGGCGGTGACCCGGCCGCTGGGGGCGTGGTTGTCGAAGTCGATTCCGGGGTGA
- a CDS encoding glycosyltransferase: protein MKLLYLVHRLPCPADGGAKLRAAAQLRFLAQRHDVWCAGFLETGFLGRTSQEARRSLGALRSMCREVAAVPLHESLAQARALTGLLAGGTATEQYFASGRLRRQVMQWAEQVGFDAVLAFSSSMAPLALQVPASRRVLNLDDLDSRKWAESAAGAAWPMSWVYRIEARRLDRRERRWLGSFDASVLISEREASLVEDERLRQKVHVVGPSTPALVAADLPTVPKEVNLPREPVIGFVGAMDYGPNIDGACWFAEKVWPLITSSRRDASWWLVGRSPARVLRRLDNGKNIQVTGTVAEVEPYLEKMRICIAPLRIARGAQIKVLMAMTSGRPCVVTPGVAEGLGARPGRELLVGESPAEFAEAVLRLLNDDSLAQDVARAGLAFVVGRLRPDVSLLRLERLLTSGRERGSACAFDGATASPCCQPGGLST, encoded by the coding sequence ATGAAGCTGCTGTACCTGGTCCATCGGTTGCCCTGTCCCGCGGACGGCGGGGCGAAGCTTCGCGCCGCCGCACAACTGCGGTTTCTTGCGCAGCGGCACGACGTCTGGTGCGCCGGGTTTCTCGAGACGGGCTTCCTGGGGCGTACATCGCAGGAGGCCCGCCGATCGCTGGGGGCACTGCGGTCGATGTGCCGCGAGGTCGCGGCGGTGCCGCTACATGAGTCCCTTGCACAGGCTCGTGCGTTGACGGGGTTGTTGGCCGGCGGGACGGCAACGGAGCAATACTTTGCCTCAGGGCGTTTGCGGCGGCAGGTGATGCAGTGGGCCGAGCAGGTAGGTTTCGACGCGGTACTGGCATTTTCGTCGAGCATGGCCCCGCTGGCGCTTCAGGTTCCGGCGTCGCGTCGGGTGTTGAATCTGGACGATCTGGACAGCCGCAAATGGGCTGAGTCTGCGGCCGGTGCGGCCTGGCCGATGAGTTGGGTTTACCGGATTGAGGCTCGCCGGCTTGATCGCCGCGAACGGAGGTGGCTGGGCAGCTTTGATGCCAGCGTCCTGATCAGCGAGCGGGAAGCGTCGCTGGTTGAGGATGAACGCCTTCGTCAGAAGGTGCACGTGGTGGGACCGAGTACTCCGGCCCTTGTGGCCGCGGATCTGCCGACAGTACCGAAAGAGGTGAATCTTCCGCGTGAGCCGGTGATCGGGTTTGTGGGGGCGATGGACTACGGACCGAATATCGACGGTGCCTGTTGGTTTGCCGAGAAGGTCTGGCCGTTGATCACCAGCAGCCGTCGTGATGCAAGCTGGTGGCTGGTGGGGAGATCTCCGGCGCGAGTCCTTCGGCGGCTGGACAACGGGAAGAACATACAGGTGACCGGGACCGTTGCCGAGGTGGAGCCGTATTTGGAGAAGATGCGGATTTGCATTGCCCCATTGCGAATCGCGCGGGGGGCGCAGATCAAGGTGTTGATGGCCATGACCTCCGGGCGGCCGTGCGTGGTGACACCCGGTGTGGCCGAGGGACTAGGAGCCCGGCCGGGGCGGGAATTGCTGGTTGGCGAGTCGCCGGCCGAGTTCGCCGAAGCGGTGCTGAGACTGCTCAACGACGACTCCCTGGCGCAGGATGTGGCCCGGGCAGGTCTGGCGTTTGTCGTCGGCCGCCTGCGACCGGATGTCAGTCTTCTTCGCCTGGAGCGGCTTCTGACATCGGGCAGAGAGCGAGGATCGGCCTGTGCGTTTGACGGGGCAACAGCCTCGCCTTGTTGTCAGCCCGGGGGTCTATCGACGTGA
- a CDS encoding polysaccharide deacetylase family protein produces the protein MPIRRRLFEGLSWRLEARAAASPAASGDRLRGCAGRMMALAGAHNHLPDIEQQAGILCFHGITERPDPQVEDNVLSLRNFRRLLNVLHRSFHVISLTELVACIRERRSPPPKSIVVTFDDGYACCHELAAGELALRRMPWSVFLPAGLIETGGRQWLDDVRVLIHRGGRKRIVLHWDGQAVEFDLSTPEHRSAAVKQIIEACRYLPEPQRRSRFDELLSLYSDDEIAFLREQYPSFAPMTWQQVRELKLAGVDVGSHGLSHIALAPQTSDYIRRELAAARDLLQERIGDHSPHFSYPYGRLAAMSSQTEVLIREMGYHCALTLEQEIVRCPSCNLMALPRLIVSAQVGRVLFGLWQRFL, from the coding sequence ATGCCGATCCGTCGGAGACTGTTTGAGGGCCTGTCATGGCGGCTCGAGGCGCGGGCCGCCGCGTCGCCTGCCGCAAGCGGCGACCGCCTCCGAGGCTGCGCCGGCCGTATGATGGCGTTGGCTGGGGCCCATAACCACCTCCCGGACATCGAACAGCAGGCGGGAATCCTGTGCTTTCACGGTATTACCGAACGTCCGGATCCCCAGGTGGAGGACAACGTTCTGAGTCTGCGCAATTTCCGCCGGTTGCTGAACGTGCTCCATCGTTCGTTTCACGTGATCAGCCTGACCGAGTTGGTGGCCTGCATTAGAGAGCGTCGCTCCCCGCCTCCCAAGAGCATCGTGGTGACGTTCGACGATGGTTATGCCTGCTGCCACGAGCTTGCGGCCGGTGAGCTGGCCTTGAGACGGATGCCATGGTCGGTCTTTCTGCCTGCCGGTCTTATCGAGACGGGGGGGCGACAGTGGCTGGACGACGTGCGCGTGCTGATTCATCGCGGCGGGCGGAAACGAATCGTGCTGCACTGGGACGGCCAGGCCGTCGAGTTTGACCTGAGCACGCCCGAGCATCGAAGTGCCGCGGTCAAGCAGATCATCGAGGCCTGCCGCTATCTGCCCGAGCCCCAGCGTCGTTCTCGTTTCGATGAATTGCTCTCACTGTACTCGGATGATGAGATCGCTTTTCTGCGCGAGCAGTATCCTTCTTTCGCCCCGATGACCTGGCAACAGGTGCGTGAATTGAAGCTTGCCGGGGTCGACGTCGGCAGTCACGGCCTGTCACATATCGCTCTGGCCCCGCAGACGTCCGACTACATTCGACGTGAACTGGCCGCTGCTCGCGACTTGCTCCAGGAGCGGATCGGCGATCACAGCCCGCACTTTTCCTATCCCTACGGGCGCCTGGCTGCAATGTCGTCTCAGACTGAAGTCCTTATTCGCGAGATGGGCTATCATTGTGCCCTGACCCTCGAACAGGAAATCGTCCGTTGCCCATCCTGCAATTTGATGGCTTTGCCCCGCCTGATCGTTTCGGCCCAGGTAGGCCGGGTGCTCTTTGGGTTGTGGCAGAGATTCCTGTGA
- a CDS encoding glycosyltransferase — protein MISGKNIICFASGWNFHPTSKHHIMRRLARRNNVVWVNWHASRRPTMHPYDLRMIWDKLRQMRQGAQRVAHNIAVVTPFQVPMPSMRLARRFNRFTVRRAIEQVVETLPNRPVQLWSFAPDVSDFVGCFGEELALYYCVDAFGEFPGYDRALIENRERQLLDRVDVVIATSRPLYESKSRFHRNVHLVEHGVDYEQLSRAVKEELDAPRELESLRRPIIGYIGVVGEWVDLDLLAALAREYRRASIVVIGPVLVPHGPCEDLPNVYWLGERDHVLLPAYLRLFDIGLIPFKHVPLTRSANPIKLYEYLAAGVPVVSTGLPSVRPIPNAVWVADDVERMIRCCEDALACNSAADRRRRSDLMRSESWEARLEQIAAIIDACGRTPPCGRSGGLAEALAEEERCEAAVMTST, from the coding sequence GTGATCAGCGGCAAGAACATCATTTGCTTCGCGAGCGGCTGGAATTTTCATCCGACCAGCAAGCACCATATCATGCGCCGCCTGGCCAGACGCAACAACGTTGTCTGGGTGAATTGGCATGCTTCGCGCCGGCCGACGATGCATCCGTACGACCTTCGGATGATTTGGGACAAGCTCCGGCAGATGCGTCAAGGTGCCCAGCGAGTCGCCCACAACATCGCGGTGGTGACGCCCTTCCAAGTGCCCATGCCTTCGATGCGTCTGGCACGTCGGTTCAACAGATTCACCGTGCGACGGGCGATCGAGCAAGTGGTCGAAACCTTACCGAATCGGCCGGTGCAGCTCTGGAGCTTCGCCCCGGACGTCAGCGACTTCGTGGGTTGTTTCGGCGAGGAACTAGCCCTGTATTACTGTGTGGACGCTTTCGGCGAGTTTCCCGGCTACGACCGGGCTCTTATCGAGAATCGCGAGCGGCAGTTGCTGGACCGGGTGGACGTAGTGATCGCGACTTCCCGGCCGCTCTATGAGAGCAAGTCACGGTTTCACCGCAACGTGCATCTTGTGGAGCACGGCGTGGACTACGAGCAGTTGAGCCGGGCGGTGAAAGAAGAGCTGGATGCCCCGAGGGAGCTGGAATCACTGCGGCGACCGATCATCGGTTACATCGGGGTTGTGGGTGAATGGGTCGATCTCGATCTGCTGGCCGCTCTGGCGCGCGAATATCGGCGCGCGTCGATCGTCGTGATCGGACCGGTGCTCGTTCCACACGGCCCGTGCGAGGATCTGCCGAACGTGTATTGGCTCGGAGAAAGAGATCACGTTTTGTTGCCGGCCTATCTTCGCCTGTTTGACATCGGACTGATTCCCTTCAAGCACGTTCCCCTGACGCGAAGCGCCAATCCGATCAAGTTGTACGAGTATCTGGCGGCCGGCGTCCCGGTGGTCAGCACCGGGTTGCCCTCGGTTCGACCCATACCCAACGCCGTATGGGTGGCCGACGACGTGGAGCGAATGATAAGGTGCTGCGAGGATGCGCTTGCCTGCAACAGCGCCGCCGACCGCCGGCGCAGGTCGGATTTGATGAGAAGCGAATCCTGGGAGGCCCGGCTCGAACAGATCGCCGCCATTATCGACGCGTGCGGCAGGACACCGCCCTGCGGGCGCTCCGGGGGCCTCGCAGAGGCACTTGCTGAAGAGGAGCGTTGCGAAGCCGCGGTCATGACGTCGACTTAG